The DNA segment cacaaaagagcacacctcggaactgttgggctgcttcattgacttgcacccATGAAAACTATtttctcatcacccacctggaagatgagttcccctgcttccacatctactaaggccttcccagtagcaaggaaaggtttTTCCAGTAtaattggaacttcataatctacctcacaattcaagatcacaaaatcagctagtaagataaatttgtccacccggacaagcacatcatcaataatacccaatggtctcttcatcattctatccaccatttgcaatctcatggaagtcaacCTTggctgcccaatacccaaagtcttgaaaactgagtagggcatcaaattgatacttgaccccaaatcacatagagccttagcaaaatccgcactcccaatagtGCAAGGAATGGTTAAAGCatcaggatcttcaagcttcagggccattgaatgcactattgcactaacttggtgggtcatcttaaTAGTTttacaatccatggatcttttctttatcaccaagtccttcatgaatttagcatagtccgacatttgttcaagagcctccaccaaaggtaTATTAATGGAtgagctcttcatcatgtcaatgaactttttgaactgattctcatttttctgctttgtGATCCTTTCAGGATAAGGTGGAGCTGGCCTTGGCAaatgagccttggctttaggcacaaccgactctggcatgtctattacgtgttccctagacgggttcacattaTTCTGAGTCTCAACcttggcatcttgaatatcaatccttgcttcttcattcacattctcatcaatcatattttcaaccaccaaaggaacttcatcttcttacaactcaacttcatcactcaaaatttgcttttgtttggaggcattcacttTACCGCCttgtccactccttgtagttaccgccataacataattgttcccacccttcgggtttactaccgtatcacttggtagagcccccttagggcgaaTATTCAAGGACAGTgaaatttggcctaattgaacctccaaatttctaattgaagtattgtgagaagacaactgagcatcagaatccgcattctttttcatcatctgttcaaacatcatttcaattctccccatattattattggaagaactaggaccttgggatgaaaatgggggtggattatttggttgttgatacattgggggcctttgaaagccttgccccctgtTTTCTTGATTGTTATTGTTTCAACCTCCCCGATTGTTGTTGCCACcacaattgttgttgttgtcaatccaattaccctgattgttttgattattgttctgattgccccaattggaattttggttgttgttcccccaattaccattgccttgttattgttgattaccccaattgccttggggtctccattgttgttggttggaagaattgcccctttggccttgatagttgttcacgtattgcacctcttcattcttcccatcataaccatcatcttggaatctaccacaatcattgtcaaattgatctGAACTCCCTtagttctgttgacctctttgtcttcttttgttcactaacatactgacaccctccatggcattcacttggcgcggattttgaacttgttgcaattgtacCTTTGCTAGCTaattcattgtagttgtcagctCTGCTATAGCCTGCCTATGATtatgtagctctttgtgcaagtgagtgatcgtggggtcaccctgtggcacattggctctactttgccaagcggaggacgtgtTAGCCATCTCGTccagaatgtcacaagcctcatcatacgaCAACTTCATGAAGttacccccagcaagttggttcactatgcactagTTTGTTGTGTTAATACCTCGGTaaaaagtctgttggatcatcacctcattcatatcattgttggggcattcctttaccattttTCTATAGTGCTCCtaaatctcatgtaatggttcggtgggctcctgcttgaaggccaagatctcatctctcaatgctgccatatgccctggtgagaaaaactttgcaatgaacttgtacgccaactcatcccaagtagtgatggaatagttaggaagtcgctcaagccaatccaatgccttccctctaagtgagaatgggaagagtctcaaccgaagtgcatcctcggacacattagtttggtTGTTCCCCCAATAGGTATCCATGAAACccttaagatgtttgtaagcattttgaatGGCAGCGCCCGTAAAATACCTACGCTGCTCCAGaaaagtcagcatcacattggtaatttgaaattGCCCGTCCGGATCTGGGAGGACAATTGCACTTGTATagccttggttgggaagcactcgaggaatcactcttggaggtggcgggggagggtctagaatattatcattggcctggcggcatCTTCTTTATCCTTAAGGCACAATAAggacctcatcatcaacattgtcatctacctcctcccccggcgaaagatctccaagaggttcgttgtttaagtttgctgccattttgtacctgaagttgtgacacacacaaattagaaacacagaaggaaagaagaacaatacacaaaactatttagatagatagccaaaaccgttagctccccagcaacggcgccaaaaagtgatggaggccaaccctgcactactataaAGTAGCAaaagtggtcgaagcagcttttacccgagaaggtcggattgatttccacaaggagctagaaatgggaattaAATTTCTGTCTAAATTGGAGTTGTGTAATTGCTCCTAATTGCACTTTTATTCAtaattggttttgatattacttctaaatttatactattaagatgctaaattaagctaagagtaaactattgagggttgtctaaatagttaaaaggcattagggaagtgactttctcctaggtggatacttgacgggttctcgagtctaaggctaagTTGTCTtatttggggattacgatataaccattgcacgaaacttctcactctatacctctcggtagtttgagtgattttgccctaattgactttctcaagaccaattgggtatgataatttgtgcaagcaattgaggttaaagtcgggtattactatctctaggttaaaccctttaattggggctatcaatctcttgaatacgccccaattccttgttggaccaattttcctagacttaagctctctttctcaagaagagcccaagtcaaataggcataaactagtgtttgcaaccactaattcaacattaaacccataaattagtccaaatatcaaacatccATAGACATTCAAAccttaaaacacaagactcatcaattacccacgCTAGGGTTGacccacaaccctagctaatgggtctaactactcatgataataaaagaaaacaaagaagaaaaacccatgataatagaagaaaacaaagaaatagatgaagaaaaacccatgaTATTTAATTACTaactaaaacttgaagattcaatgataaaactattgtaaaattactcaaaatggtaaaaggtTACTCTTCATGAGCGCAGTTGCTGTGTagaatacaactgatgacctaaaaatgggaaaaaaactatttatactaggccgaattttctagacaaaaatatccctgcgggggtagtgcggaccgcacaaaatccagtgcggccgcactgaggCTTTTGGCTGAAACTTCTGCTCTCTGGAGTCGGGTACTCATGGAAAGAACGTGATATCGAGTTGattgagctagttcgaggtaagtggcttgccaaACCTTGTGTTTGGGAactcctcttaggatttggtattgttaatatatgaaatgccttgtacgtgaggtgatgagtgtgtacatgtgttaattgttgaaaatcctattttcattaagtaactataattgtgtttttCTTCCTTGTTGTACATTACTTGCAATTAAAGCCTACTGTTAGTTTAGGGAAGCATgcctaagtgacttaattgttttacttgtTCAAACTGCTTTATCCGAATTTtgtgtagcatgctaggttagaaatacctattttacctttgtatgaaattggattgaattgaatattcttcgtgttgctgctgtgtgtttactttgggacgaTATCTCGGAGATCCCCCctgcttgtttactttgggactacggatcagtatTCCGGTAAATACCTATGCACATTTAtgattgggactacgggacaacacctggtagattccccgtACTGGAtaattactttgggactacggatttggtAATCCGAGAGTTTCCCTTGCACATTTACGatttggactatgggacgatatcctgggagatcctttggacatttacatttgggactacatgatgatatcctgggagatcccctgttgctatttctgtgtactgagttagattcttttttgtgattttattcgtTGTAGACTGTTAGCATTCTTACTAAATTGTCGTATTCCATATTGGTTTACCTTACTTATATACTTATATAACTattagggccctgaccttcctcgtcactactcgaccgaggttaggcttggcacttactgggtaccgttgtggtgtactcatgcccttttctgcacatgttttcgtGTATAGATctaggttcttcggctcagctaTACCATCAGTGAGGCAAAGCGATCTTCAGGGACTTTGAGGTATAGCTGCGTATCCACAGATCGaagagtccctctctattcttccCTCTAGTTTTAGCTCTCTTGTATTTACTTTGTTTAGACATTTGGAGTTAGAACACTTCTAGTTATTCAACAACTTGTGTTTTCATGAGATTTTGAGCTTTGGTAGTTGTTTCAGTTTGAGAGCttatattgtatatgccgagcggcatcttaaatgcTTTATTTATGTTTTATCCGCAATTTTTGGTTAGTTTTatcttttgtttcctttttccgcaaattattaggcttacctagtcgtagagactaggttccgtcacgacagttcacggagggcgaactcgGGTCGTGACAGGTTGGTATTAGAGTtgtaggttcataggagtcatgaatcacaagccggtttattagagtctcgcagatcgatacggagacgtctgtacttatctacaagaggctatataactgttaggaaaattccacttcatttgatttccttgtcgtgcgagattttggtatcacaattctaaacttctgtcttctattctctcacagatggtgaggacatgtgctactagagatgaccaggcacccacatcccctgctagagccgtcagaggttaggtcggggtagaggtcgaggacgcgcccatggtgcagctagagcacccgcgcgagTTGCCATAGAGGAGCCACTAGCAGCTCCagctggagtccaggcacctgatacgcctactgctactactattttggctcttcaggagacttttacacagttcgtgagcatgtacaccactctagcttagGCAGAGctgattccccttgctgcagccacatcctaGGCCAAGTAAGGAGCACAAACTCCCTCCacccgcactcctgagtagcgggtccaggttgatcagatcctagAGGTTATACCGGCACCGCCTGCAATCCCAGATCGGCCTGAGGATAGGGTAGCGACTTCAGAGGATAAGCAACGGAGgattgagaggttcaagaagtataagcctcctatattcagtggttTAGCATCAGATAACACCCTGGGATTTCTTGAGGAGTGTCactgtatcctccgcactatgggtatatcaggatcgagtggggtttctttcactgccttccagcttcgaggagccgcctaccAGTGGTGGAGTACTTTTGACTTGGATAGTCCAGCTGAGGCAGCATCTCTCACTTgtactcagttttcagatatgttcctgagagagttagTCTCTCAAAGCCTCAGGGACGCCTCGCGCgcggagtttgagcatttgcgccagggtaccatgactatttcagagtatgctgtccatttcactgacttggctaggcatgcaccaacaTTGGTTGCTATAGTTCATGAGTAGGTTTGTCAGTATTGAGGGACtaattcccagcatcaggtctagcatagctcgtgagttggagatggatatttcttatcaacagGTGATAAGTATTGCTATgagagtggagggtatgcatgctcgagatagagatgagagggaggccaagaggtctcaagagtcgggccattattctagcGCACGCGCTTCGGCTGcagttcatcatggtaggggttatatgagtcgcgccgttcattcagctcttccagcagctagtagtattccagctcctcctagaccttaggagccttattatgcacctccagtatctagtgtgcctcctacacggggtgctttcagtggtcagtccagcagacatggcccgagccagtcatagccaccacgtcctcctagagcttgttttgaatgtggtgacacacgccatatggtaaaggattgccccagacttaggaggggtgcacctccacagacttctcagccgcATCGTACCCCGCAGAATtcccaggctatggttacagtgccatttgctaccccacctgctcagccaactagaggtagaggtaggggaggtagaggttgccctaaagggggaggccagGACAGATATTATGCCCTTTCTGCCCTTACCAAGGTTGTCGCCTCCAATtgtgtcatcataggtattgtcctggtttgtcatagagatgcatcagttttattcgatccaggctccacctattcttatgtgtcttcttattttgccccgcatttgggcatatctcgggattctttgagttcccctatctCGGGTTGTTTTTAGTGATTTTGAGACCTGAGctaatttattattgctcagcatgatAGATTTcaatgttatcttgggcatggactagttatcTCCCCATTATGCCAATTTTGAttatcacgccaaaactgtgacgctagctatgccaggtattccgcgagttgagtggaggggtactttcgATCATACTcgtagtagagttatttctttccttaaggctcagcgaatggttgagaaagggtgtgatGTGTATCTGGCTTATGGgagagatgttagtgttgatacaaCTATAGTTGATTTAGTCCCAATAGTACAAGACTTCCGttatgtgtttccagctgatctttcggatatgccacccgacagagatattgatttcggcattgatttatttccaggcactcagcccatttctattcctccttatcatatggctcatcctgagttgaaggagttgaaggagcagttgtaggAGCAGTTGCAGGAATTACTTGACAAAGGTTTTATTTGGCCCAATGTATCAACTTGGAGTGCTCctgtcttatttgtgaagaaaaaggatggttctatgtgtatgtacattgattatcaccagttgaaaaagATTATAGTAAAGAACCggtatcctttacctcgtattgatgatctgtttgaccagttacagggtgcacgagtattttctaagattgacttgcattcaggttaccatcagttgaagattcgggagccagacatcccgaagactgctttcaggactcggtat comes from the Nicotiana sylvestris chromosome 4, ASM39365v2, whole genome shotgun sequence genome and includes:
- the LOC138890274 gene encoding uncharacterized protein, whose amino-acid sequence is MIDENVNEEARIDIQDAKVETQNNVNPSREHVIDMPESVVPKAKAHLPRPAPPYPERITKQKNENQFKKFIDMMKSSSINIPLVEALEQMSDYAKFMKDLVIKKRSMDCKTIKMTHQVSAIVHSMALKLEDPDALTIPCTIGSADFAKALCDLGSSINLMPYSVFKTLGIGQPRLTSMRLQMVDRMMKRPLGIIDDVLVRVDKFILLADFVILNCEVDYEVPIILEKPFLATGKALVDVEAGELIFQVGDEKIVFMGASQ